The Paenibacillus swuensis genome contains the following window.
CAAATTGCGTTCGCAAACAGCGTTCAAATCGACGTAATCGTTACAGACCACCATGAACCGCCCGACATTCTTCCGCAAGCTTTGGCTCTTATTAATCCAAAGCTAACGGACTGTCCCTATCCCTACAAGAGCTTAGCCGGCGTCGGAGTAGCCTTCAAGCTCGCTCATGCGCTGCTTGGCCGCTTTCCGGAAGAACTTCTTGAGATGGCTGTCATTGGAACGGTCGCGGACCTTATGCCGTTGACCGGGGAAAACCGGGCGATCGTCAGACGAGGAATGAAACGAATTCGTAACAGCGATAATCCGGGAATTAAAGCGTTACTGGATGTTGCCGGTGTGGAGTTGTCGAAAGTTTCAGCCGGTAATATCGCATTTGCTGTCGCTCCCCGAATTAATGCCGCAGGCAGGCTTCAGCACGCCAACTTAGCCGTGCATCTGCTGACCACCTTGGATACGTCCGAAGCAGAACTGCTGAGTCATGAGTTGGATTTACTGAACAAGGAACGACAAGCCATCGTTGAGGACATCGCGGGTCAAGCTTTAGAGCAGGTGACAGCGCAAGGACTGGAGCAGGATAAAGTGCTCGTTGTGGCGGGCGAGAGCTGGAATGTGGGTGTCATCGGAATCGTTGCCTCCAAGCTTCTGGACCGACATTACCGCCCGGCCATTGTTCTCGGTGTGGATCCGGAAACGGGCATGTGCAAGGGTTCAGCCCGATCTATTCCGGGCTTTGATATGTACAAGGCCTTGTCATCTGTCAGCGAGCTGTTTGCTCATTATGGCGGACATCAGGCAGCCGCCGGCATGACACTGCATAGAGATCAACTGCCGCAGCTTCGGCAGAGGTTAAATGAAATGGCCGAGCATTGGTTAATGGCGGATGATCTGTTACCTAAACTCTCAGCTGATATGGTGTGCGGGTTGTCCGAGGTTACATTGGAAACCATTCAACTGGCTGAATCACTTGCCCCATTCGGCATGTCGAATCCTGCGCCACGGTTTGTGTTGGAAGGTTTACAGATTCGGGAGATCCGTACGATGGGGAAGGATAAACAGCATATTAAGCTTACATTGACGGATCCGGAAGGAAAGGCTAAGCCGCTGGAGGCGTTGGCCTTCAACCGGCCGCAGCTGGTTCATGCGCTGTCTTCCACTTCGCGTTTGGATTTACTGGCGGAGTTGTCTATTAACGAATGGAACGGTACACGTAAACCGCAAATCATGATACAGGATGTTCGTGTCAATCAACTGCAAATTTTTGATTGGCGAGGGATTCCAACGCCTCAGGACAAGCTTGAAGCTTTAGCAGATGAGGTTCGCGCATGCGCGGTTCTGGCCAGCAGGCCAGCGGCGGAACGTCTCGCGGCCGACGGCAAGCTGGGCGCTTGCGGATTATGGTCCTGGGAACCGGACGGCACCGCCTTGCCCGTGAATGATGCAGCGAAGGCGCGTCCCTTGGCGTTCGTGCACAACGTCGTTCTATATAGTTTGCCGGAATGTTTAACACGGATACACAAATTGTTGATAAACGGGCAAACTATGGAACGGATCTATGCTGTATTTGCCGCGGACGGCCAACGCAATCAAACGTTGACGCTGCCATCCCGCGAGGATTTTAAAGGTATGTACGCGATACTGAAGCAACGTGAGCAATGGAATATCCGCTCCGGTGAGTTGCACACCCATCTGCGCAGACGATCAGGCATCTCCGAGGATGCGGCTTCCTTTATTTTGCAAGTATTCGAGGAATTATCCTTTATTGAAAAGGACGGCCACAGCATTCGGTGCACATCCGCTCCTTCCAAGCAAGATTTAACCACAGCGCAAGCTTATCAACGACGCGTAAAACAGTTGGAAGCTGAAGAAATATTCGTTTATTCCAGCGCGCAGGAGCTGACTGACTGGTTCCTGAAGCAACCTGGGTTTGAATCGTCTGAACCACAACAACCTAATTTATTGGAGGAAATCGTATGAATTTCAAAGAACATATCCGTGTAGTAGAGAATTGGCCGCAGGAGGGTATCAGTTTCAAGGATATTACGACATTGTTACAAAACGGTCCCGCGTTCAAGGGCGCAATCGATGAACTTAAACAATTGATTCAACATCTGGAGATCGACGTCATCGCCGGGCCGGAAGCACGAGGCTTTGTCATCGGATGTCCTTTGGCTTACGCTTTGGGTGTAGGTTTCGCACCGATTCGTAAACCCGGTAAACTGCCGTTTGACACCATTGAAGCAGGCTACGACCTGGAATACGGAAAAGATAAGCTGGCTATGCACACGGATGCGATTAAACCGGGACAGCGCGTTCTCATTGCCGATGATTTACTGGCGACTGGCGGAACCATCTCTACGGCAATCAACCTGATTGAACAGTTGGGCGGAGAAGTTGTGGGGGCGGCGTTTCTCATCGAGTTGACGTATTTGACAGGCCGCGAAAAAATGGGCAACGTGGATGTGTACTCTTTGTTGAAGTATTAATTCATTGTATTTACCATATATTACAAAAAAGCTGTCCACGCCCGTCGGCGTCGGACAGCTTTTTTTATTAAGATTTAGGCTTCATTTGTCAGTTTAAACCGGTTCAAGAGGTTGAAGAACAGACTGAGTATAATTGCGACAACCGTGGCCAGCGCCATCCCGCTCATGGAGAAATTTCCGAACGATACTTTTGCGCCGGACAAACCGATAACCAACACTACCGTCGTCAGAATCAGGTTAACCGGCTTGGAATAATCCACTTTGGTTTCGACGAGCATACGTAAGCCGGAGGAGGCAATGACGCCGAACAACAACAAGGATACACCGCCCATGACCGGCTGCGGTATGGTTCGTATCAGTTCCGACAATGTGCCGGAGAACGATAGCAGTATCGCTAAAACCGCCGCTCCTCCGATCACGAAGGTTGAATATACCCGGGTCAAAGCCAATACGCCGATATTTTCTCCGTAAGTCGTGTTCGGCGTGGCGCCGACGAAACCGGATACGATGGTGGATAAACCGTTACCCAACAAAGAACGATGCAAGCCGGGATCTTTGGAAAGGTCCTTGCCGACTATATTGCCGGTTACAATCAGATGCCCCACATGTTCAGCGATAACAACCAACGCCGCAGGCAAAATAATGGCGATGGCGGACCATTCGAATACAGGCGTTGTCATCTTGGGCAACACGAACAAATTTGCTTCAAGTACGGAATCGAACTGTACCATTCCAAGAATGACGGCCAGCACATAGCCCGTAATGATGCCGACAAGAATCGGGATAATCTTCATAAATCCACGGAAAAGAACGGTTCCCATAATCGTAACCAGCAGTGTCGTTAGGGATACGATGATGGCTTTGGAGTCGGGGTTCCATCCTTCATAAGCGGTGCCGGAGGGGGGAATAATTCCGGACATCCCTGCCGCTACGGGAACAAGCTCAAGACCGATTACCGCAACAATCGCACCCAT
Protein-coding sequences here:
- the recJ gene encoding single-stranded-DNA-specific exonuclease RecJ — protein: MLQAKAKWNITEYDEALIERLSAEWGVQPFLLKLLHARGITTAEEASRFLQGDEGEIHDPFLLKGMREATARIRKALEEGEYIRVYGDYDADGVSSTSLLVHLLRGLGAKFDHYIPHRAKEGYGLNIAAIEAAKAEGVSLIVTVDTGISAVEQIAFANSVQIDVIVTDHHEPPDILPQALALINPKLTDCPYPYKSLAGVGVAFKLAHALLGRFPEELLEMAVIGTVADLMPLTGENRAIVRRGMKRIRNSDNPGIKALLDVAGVELSKVSAGNIAFAVAPRINAAGRLQHANLAVHLLTTLDTSEAELLSHELDLLNKERQAIVEDIAGQALEQVTAQGLEQDKVLVVAGESWNVGVIGIVASKLLDRHYRPAIVLGVDPETGMCKGSARSIPGFDMYKALSSVSELFAHYGGHQAAAGMTLHRDQLPQLRQRLNEMAEHWLMADDLLPKLSADMVCGLSEVTLETIQLAESLAPFGMSNPAPRFVLEGLQIREIRTMGKDKQHIKLTLTDPEGKAKPLEALAFNRPQLVHALSSTSRLDLLAELSINEWNGTRKPQIMIQDVRVNQLQIFDWRGIPTPQDKLEALADEVRACAVLASRPAAERLAADGKLGACGLWSWEPDGTALPVNDAAKARPLAFVHNVVLYSLPECLTRIHKLLINGQTMERIYAVFAADGQRNQTLTLPSREDFKGMYAILKQREQWNIRSGELHTHLRRRSGISEDAASFILQVFEELSFIEKDGHSIRCTSAPSKQDLTTAQAYQRRVKQLEAEEIFVYSSAQELTDWFLKQPGFESSEPQQPNLLEEIV
- a CDS encoding adenine phosphoribosyltransferase, with protein sequence MNFKEHIRVVENWPQEGISFKDITTLLQNGPAFKGAIDELKQLIQHLEIDVIAGPEARGFVIGCPLAYALGVGFAPIRKPGKLPFDTIEAGYDLEYGKDKLAMHTDAIKPGQRVLIADDLLATGGTISTAINLIEQLGGEVVGAAFLIELTYLTGREKMGNVDVYSLLKY
- the uraA gene encoding uracil permease — its product is MSRTIGVHERPPLLQTLPLSLQHLFAMFGSTVLVPYLLQVDPAICLLMNGIGTLFYLLLCKGKIPAYLGSSFAFISPAGAVIATQSGGGYAAALGGFIAVGVVFTLIALLIRYTGTGWIDVLFPPAAMGAIVAVIGLELVPVAAGMSGIIPPSGTAYEGWNPDSKAIIVSLTTLLVTIMGTVLFRGFMKIIPILVGIITGYVLAVILGMVQFDSVLEANLFVLPKMTTPVFEWSAIAIILPAALVVIAEHVGHLIVTGNIVGKDLSKDPGLHRSLLGNGLSTIVSGFVGATPNTTYGENIGVLALTRVYSTFVIGGAAVLAILLSFSGTLSELIRTIPQPVMGGVSLLLFGVIASSGLRMLVETKVDYSKPVNLILTTVVLVIGLSGAKVSFGNFSMSGMALATVVAIILSLFFNLLNRFKLTNEA